A single window of Candidatus Zixiibacteriota bacterium DNA harbors:
- a CDS encoding acyl-CoA dehydrogenase family protein gives MDFNLPEELQVLKETVRKFVDRELIPLERECRPEGEEMPAKYLKPLQEKARAMGLWLLDVPQEYGGAGLDLLSRCVIMEEVARTVALPFRYATIFGPEVRPVLFHCNEEQKERFLYPVIRGEKRICFAQTEPDAGSDPAGMKTRAVRSGDHYILNGTKRFITGAKDADYAQVIAVTDPEKRARGGVTCFIVDMKSPGVTLERLWPTMMGDTPGQILFENVRVPAENVIGGEGQGFAIAQKWIQEGRIRGHGARPVGIAQRALDMMIEYSKVRTTFGQPLSERQAIQFMIADSAMEIHACRLMVYECAWRHDRGEDVRQLSYMTKIMCAEMASRVVDRSIQVHGGIGLTRDLPLEWWYRQVRSIRITEGTPEVLRWRLAQHLIKNHKSG, from the coding sequence ATGGACTTCAATCTTCCGGAAGAGCTTCAGGTTCTCAAGGAAACCGTTCGGAAATTCGTCGACCGGGAGCTGATCCCGCTGGAGCGGGAGTGCCGCCCCGAAGGCGAGGAGATGCCGGCGAAGTATCTCAAGCCGCTCCAGGAGAAGGCCAGGGCGATGGGGCTCTGGCTTCTCGACGTGCCGCAGGAATATGGCGGGGCCGGGCTGGATCTCCTCAGCCGGTGCGTGATCATGGAGGAGGTGGCGCGAACCGTCGCGCTTCCCTTCCGCTACGCGACGATCTTCGGGCCGGAAGTGCGGCCCGTGCTCTTTCACTGCAACGAGGAGCAGAAGGAGCGCTTTCTCTATCCGGTCATCCGCGGCGAGAAGCGGATCTGCTTCGCGCAAACCGAGCCGGACGCGGGCAGCGACCCCGCGGGGATGAAGACGCGGGCGGTCCGCAGCGGCGATCACTACATCCTGAACGGCACCAAGCGCTTCATCACCGGCGCGAAAGACGCCGATTACGCGCAGGTCATCGCCGTCACCGATCCGGAGAAGCGGGCGCGCGGCGGCGTGACCTGCTTCATCGTCGACATGAAGTCGCCCGGAGTGACGCTCGAGCGGCTCTGGCCGACGATGATGGGCGACACGCCGGGGCAGATCCTGTTCGAGAACGTCCGGGTGCCGGCCGAGAACGTCATCGGCGGGGAGGGGCAGGGTTTCGCGATCGCCCAGAAGTGGATCCAGGAAGGGAGGATTCGCGGGCACGGCGCCCGCCCGGTGGGGATCGCCCAGCGGGCGCTCGACATGATGATCGAGTACTCGAAGGTGAGGACCACCTTCGGGCAGCCGCTCTCGGAACGCCAGGCGATCCAGTTCATGATCGCCGACTCGGCCATGGAGATCCATGCCTGCCGGCTGATGGTGTACGAATGCGCCTGGCGCCACGACCGCGGCGAGGACGTAAGGCAGCTCTCGTACATGACCAAGATCATGTGCGCGGAGATGGCGAGCCGGGTGGTCGACCGCTCGATCCAGGTTCACGGCGGCATCGGCCTCACTCGCGACCTGCCGCTCGAATGGTGGTACCGGCAGGTCCGCAGCATCCGGATCACCGAAGGGACGCCCGAGGTGTTGCGATGGCGCCTGGCGCAGCATCTGATCAAGAACCATAAATCGGGATAG
- a CDS encoding p-hydroxycinnamoyl CoA hydratase/lyase: MEIKEYKTVRVEKEDGITWAILNRPEKRNAMNPQMHYDMLEALTELETDKETRVLVLTGAGPSWCAGQDLREYFRATDNNPVERRRASWASQEWRWRRLFTFPKPTIAMVNGYCFGGAFTPLIACDFAIAAEDAIFGLSEINWGIFPGGLVSRVLADAMCYRDAMYYILTGDPFDGKKAAEMKLVNFAVPREKLREETVKLAKKLMEKNPQVLKAAKEVYKYCRTMDYAQAEDYMAAKGTALRATDPERGREEGMKQFLDEKKYRPGFGAYQRATK; encoded by the coding sequence GTGGAAATCAAGGAATACAAAACCGTGCGAGTGGAAAAGGAAGACGGGATCACCTGGGCGATCCTGAACCGCCCGGAAAAGCGCAACGCGATGAACCCGCAGATGCATTACGACATGCTCGAGGCCTTGACCGAGCTGGAGACCGACAAGGAAACGCGTGTGCTCGTGCTGACGGGCGCCGGACCGAGCTGGTGCGCGGGGCAGGATCTGCGGGAGTACTTCCGCGCCACCGACAACAATCCCGTGGAGCGGCGCCGGGCGAGCTGGGCCTCGCAGGAGTGGCGCTGGCGCCGGCTCTTCACCTTCCCCAAGCCGACCATCGCGATGGTGAACGGCTACTGCTTCGGGGGCGCGTTCACGCCGTTGATCGCGTGCGACTTCGCGATCGCGGCGGAAGACGCGATCTTCGGCCTGAGCGAGATCAACTGGGGCATCTTTCCGGGAGGGCTGGTGAGCCGCGTCCTCGCCGACGCCATGTGCTACCGCGACGCGATGTATTACATCCTGACGGGCGATCCTTTCGACGGCAAGAAGGCCGCGGAGATGAAGCTCGTCAATTTCGCCGTGCCCAGGGAAAAGCTCCGGGAAGAAACCGTCAAGCTGGCCAAGAAGCTGATGGAGAAAAATCCCCAGGTCCTCAAAGCCGCCAAGGAAGTCTACAAGTACTGCCGGACGATGGATTACGCGCAGGCGGAAGACTACATGGCCGCCAAAGGCACGGCGCTGCGCGCCACCGATCCCGAGCGGGGCCGCGAGGAAGGAATGAAGCAGTTCCTCGATGAGAAGAAGTACCGTCCGGGGTTCGGCGCCTACCAGCGGGCGACGAAGTAG
- a CDS encoding cupin domain-containing protein — protein MENEVKPFRYERPEFDGPKKSVLACSTDLMRVHVQVVKTGGENNLHSHPAEDAFWLVLNGAVRFYGEGDRLIGEYRKNEGILIPRGFKYWFESAGDEPLEIIRIGARDPSKELKRVNAAPLREWMTQRGGF, from the coding sequence ATGGAAAACGAAGTCAAGCCGTTCAGGTACGAGCGGCCCGAGTTCGACGGGCCGAAAAAATCGGTTCTCGCGTGCAGCACCGACCTGATGCGCGTGCACGTTCAGGTGGTGAAAACCGGGGGCGAGAACAACCTCCACAGCCATCCGGCCGAGGACGCCTTCTGGCTGGTGCTGAACGGCGCCGTGCGCTTCTACGGCGAGGGCGATCGCCTCATCGGCGAGTACCGCAAGAACGAGGGCATCCTGATCCCGCGTGGCTTCAAGTACTGGTTCGAGAGCGCGGGCGACGAGCCGCTCGAGATCATCCGCATCGGCGCGCGCGACCCGTCGAAGGAGCTCAAGCGCGTGAACGCCGCGCCGCTGCGCGAGTGGATGACGCAGCGCGGCGGATTCTGA